The Triticum urartu cultivar G1812 chromosome 6, Tu2.1, whole genome shotgun sequence genome includes the window agtgcaaagcagccttATGAGGCAAACCGCCATTCGGCAAAAAAGACcctggacaccttcaagcgagtctgGAGTACCCTGCAAGAGGATCACCGGGCATGTTTAGAGCttgcctagcaattcggcctccgtcctagtcccagtcaagcggAGAAATTTgcgccgcgcgtacataattacgcactcaagataccatgagCATAGGCGGAGGCACGGCCATGGCACAgcccacaatgcggctcaaccgctTCAGGACCCGTATATCTTtaacattttcttcctttcaggccCCTATTCTCTGAAGGCACTCTCCGATTCTCTGATTATCGGACCCGTCATGGGAAGGAAACACCAACGAAGCAATAAGCTTTGACGTACAAGGTAATcctcaggtggtctctgataacgattgatatacctgttttgcatacccacacgcagcttgaccttggataggacatgtcaaatagtcctattttttacttattgcactacatgtatgcatacgctttgacgtatcatttaaataacaatgtaCAACATCAGCTCATTATTGCATTCctttatctttttttttcatgTCTGCTTAGTTACGACAAGTCGCACCCGTACATTCTGATACGACCagtgcgccaggggcttcagtataccccataacatggcatgaaaagtctgaacactttcgatagtgcggcaccccgaacttatagcattatatgcatcagctccgaatcatgtcttgggtcaataattgggtttgcccggctcccatgttttggtaccttacgttccgctatatcggctaaggtaggactgggagaactactgcgattgtgtcccggttcttccggacaagcacctcagtagagaaagccgaaaactgactgtcatgatgcggctaGAGCTgttcgctgttcgagaggtctcaaatccttaaagatttgTTCCGCTTTGGGCGAGGTGTCGGCCTTGTTCGATTTAGGCGTACATAGCgcctcaagttcggccttccgaatactaggggcttcgccaaaatttaaaattgtagacttctatggctaagtgagagtgataaagctttatagtctgattgcctggttcattgtgttgaacacctccttcgaaggacccaaaactgggatacagagtgatcaggtttatcttgaacacctcagtactagttacatggggggaGAAGCCGACAACTGGCCAACTCTTAAATTTTATAAACGgacgcacagaaggtaatattttaaatcaacaagcgttacatagcgcacatgaactcgtttcacattacaggatcacatgagtacattcatttgaatattacatccttagcacattcctctgccacaaggcgagcaaccttcaggacactgtcataatacttttcggggtggcgatgctccttgccctccggcggcccctccttcaccagcttttcggcgtccatcttcgcccagtgcactttcgcccgggcaaaagccctgcgcgcaccctcaatgcagatggaccgctttatgacttcaaaccGTTGGCAGGCGTTCACAAGCTGCCTTACCAAGCCGAAATAGCTGccaggcaggggctcgccaggccacatccggactatgaggtccttcatggccagttcggccgccttgtgaagctcgaccagttgcttcaactggtcgctcaagggcatcagatgttcggtcccagtataatgagaccagaacaacctctccatcgagctcccttcctcggcccggtagaactCCGCGGCATCTGACACACTGCTGggtagatctgcgaacgctcctggagagctctgaatttgggtaagtaaaaggaaagtttagTTCACATGCTTTCCTTGCATAATGAattccttacccgccgctatcttccggACCGACTCAATTTCcgggagggccttttgggcttcggccggcattttgtgcgttctcgagggccttcgcaagctcAGACCCTTGCGTCCTAGAGTCACACTCCAAGGACTCGTACTTCTTGACAAactcctggagctcttgctgaacctcgccgactcgggactcttgcttctcgcgcttggcgcgctccttggccgctttgccttcggcctcggacagcgccttcttcagggtcgccacttcggtcatggcccctagcaaaattcatgatgatcctgtgaTCTAACAACCGGTTTCCTTTTTCTTTATCAATAAATAGACGAGGtatcacttacctttgttctcttcgagctgcctcttggtaagcaCGAGCTCTTCCTCGAACCactcaaggtcccgcttcagtgcggagacctccgtcgtgtgagcggcagcggccagcagtgaagcctgcttattcacatagacatattctgattggactcctgtgattattatttgatcctttgttcggcctttcttccgaacaccaaatagagcatcatgggctactgtctatgctatAACATTTTCTCATAATTTTATTACTTACCTtgaagcctgttaggaggctggcacaggcttcagtcagtccgcttttgatGGACTAAACCTtcttgaccaccgcactcatgatagtgcggtgctcttcgtcaatggaagcgccaAGAAGCGCTTCCAACAAATTGTCTGATGCccctggatggacagaggccatcgGCACAGAGGGCTTGTCCCCCTTAGACTTGCTTCCCCCGGCATTAGAGCCCATGGGAGTCTTGCCCTTCGTGCGCCCAGCGTCCGGAATGTATCCTTGGGGCGCTTCTGGAACTGTCTCCCCTTGGTTCAGTACCCTtcgagacaacacctcgacgtcgtCCGTAGGGCATGGGAGGAGGCAGTCCGGAGTGAATCGTTGTTCATCTCCGACGGGCCCAAAGACTCATCCgaagaggatacgtcgatacgggctttaGATGAGCTACAAGATCATGTTCAGCATGATAAGAAGTAATAAAATAAAACATGCCAAGAACTATTATGGTATCCAGATACTTACCACTTCGCCAGaggcttgtccctgggtaaccactcctCGTCACTAAAAGCGGCCGCCGTGGAGCAGtacggaaggagagtccttcccttcttggacccttcggcttcccctgacggggcggccttccttttgtTGTCACCCCCGGCTGGGGtggggggggagaactttcctcttcctcttcctcgtttTCGTGGTAGGAGGGCGCCTCAGTGTTATCGGACGACGATTCCGATACGACCTTGCAccggagacctttcctggtccctgtggccttcttcttggccttcttctctggcgccTCATAGGGTGCAGGAACCAACATATCCGTTAAGAGAGCCCTTGCTGGATCCTTGGGCAGTGGGGCCAGACAATCGATCCACTCCGCTGTCGTGACCCATTCCTGTTAAATGGCGTGGAGGCTTAGATCCCCCACATGATTATACGGGGGAAAGAAACGTCTTACGAGATATAAGGAGCTTACCAGATTGGCAGGGCACTTTGCGTTGAGTGCGtgatcctcggtaaggggaggaggtacctcagCGGACTTGAACAGCACCCTTCAGATGTCGTGgtgtgtcgtgtcgaagagctctcgcagcgtctggtgcttagccgggtcgaactcccacatattgaatgcccgtctttgacacgtgaggatccgacggaagagcatgacctggaccatgttgacaagcttgaatattcttgcttatcatgtttttaacacagttctggagtccggtcagctccaccgatgaaccccaggataggcccttctctttccaggaggtgagccgtgtggggatgccggatcgaaattcgggAGCCGCCACCCAGTTtgtgtcacgcggctcggtgatgtagaactaccccaattgccaccccttcactgtctccacataggagccttcaagccaggtgacgttgggcattttttccaccatggcgcctccgcactccgcttgctggccgaccaccaccttcggtttaacattgaaggtcttcagccacagaccgaagtggggcttgatgcggaggaaggcctcgcacacgatgataaacgccgagatattgaggatgaaattgggggccagatcatggaaatccagcccgtagtagaacatgagcctgcgaacaaatgggtggaggggcaaTCCTAGCCCGCGAACGAAGTGGGTAAGGAATACAACCCTTTCGTGGGGTtcgggggtagggacgatctgccccacgtctgggagccggtgcgcgatatctgtggccaggtatccggcttcccaGAGCTTCGTAATGTACTCCTCCgtaacagaggagaccatccacttgccccgctccggacatgattggagtggTTTTGCGGAGAAAATctgaacttgggcgctggagctcgagagcGTGAGAATGTATGGGCAGGGaagaagaaggcatgggtgaaaaggaggagtccttgtccctttataagggcggaagaaacTATGCGCCTCCCCACCTGCCTGGCAAACTcacttattccccaagcgccgtgattgatggcgcggttgggttacccacacccgtattgatgagaatcccgtgataaggggacacggtctctgcttcgacaagacgtgccaagaaaaccgcctcgcagtATGTGCAGTAGCTCGTTGGGAAAACGGTTCGTAATGACCCGGCCACGGCAGGACATCAAGTtataaaaagttgtcagcagattagatttgtggaataatatactctctatggtggtatgtggaattagttttgcagagccggacatgatccttgtgttcaaaatcttctatggagtattcggagaaggaaaccgccttgcaatgccgaagtcaatctgcgcgccggactcatcgtcattgaagcctggttcaggggctactaagggagtcctggattagggggtcctcgggcagccggactatatactttggccggactgttggactatgaagatacaagattgaagacattgtcccgtgtccgggtgggactctcctttgcgtggaaggcaagcttggcaatttggatacatagatctcctcccttataactgactctgtgtaaccctagccacctccggtgtctatataaaccggagggtttagtccgtaggacaacaacaatcataatcataggctagcttctagggtttagcctctacgatctcgtggtagatcaactcttgtaatactcatatcatcaagatcaatcaagcaggaagtagggtattacctccatcgagacggcccgaacctgggtaaacattgtgtcccttgcctcttgttaccatccgccttagacgcacagttcgggacaccctacccgagatccaccgattttgacaccgacagcgggcGGCGCTGCGGGGCATAGGCGGGCGAGCTAGCCCGCTACGGACGGCGTGCACGAAGTGGCGAGTGCAAAGGATACGACGGGCGGACCATTTGGTCACTGGAGTCATGTCGGCGGCGATCGCAGCCGACGGCGCGTGCGGGTGAGAGCGGCGGTGTGGCTACGGAGTGCGGCAGTGAGAACAGAGAGGAAAAGAAGGGGCAGCGGCTCACGGCGATCACAGTGGAGTGGACGGCGAGCTCAAAGGTGGTCGGAGCTGAGCAAGGTGGCGAGGGGGGTCTCCGGTGATGGGCGATGAAGGCAGGGTCAGGGAGGCATATCCAGGGCATGTGAGTGCTCGGGGCTCAGCTGGCTCGGTGCAGAGGACAACAAGGAAGCTCATGGGCACGTCAAGGCGACGAGGGAGCGGCGGTGGCTGTGGCTTCACAGTAGCGCGGCAGTGGCTGCATCGGCCACGGCGATCAGAGGGCAAGAGAGAGAGGGCAGGGGAGAGTGAGGTGTCGGGGAGCTCGGGGCGGCATCGAGGAGGCATTTCAAGGCATCCGCGCACTGTCCAGGCGACGCAGGCGAGCAGGGAGCTGCACGGCAAGCTCGGGCGCACGTGCACTGTCCCCCTCTGCCTACTGGAAGAGGTAGGGGTGACTAGCACCAGGCCAGGTGGGTCGGCCCAGTTCATGTAAGTGGTCTGGGGGCCTTCTCTCTCTCTGccttttctgtttttcttttttattttctgtCTTTCTTTTTGATTTAGCACAAATGCCAGACCTCTTTGTAAAATGCTGAAAATATTTGTGGGCACTTGTGaaattatttccaacagccctgAAATGCTTTCAAGATTATTTGGATATTTAAAAATTATTTATAAGATTTAAATGTCCAAATGTAAATACTATATGGATTAGTTCAAAAATCCAGagtgtcctagaaaaatgtgcaccatttttggcaaaggttctgttccaattcaaaaatgatgaacttttatGAAGGGCGGTGTGCGTTCATTGAAATCATTTTTTTAGTTGAACCTGGTATTTTCTGGGGGTGCTAGGGTTTGTtgatccccatttcaagtttaagaaaaaattaaacatgatgcatcaCTCTAGCTAGTCCTAATGCAAGCACTGACTAGGGCTGTGACAAGAGAAATGGGAGAAAATCAAGCGAAGATAATGCGAGTGATCCTCCATTAATTAGGGCCTGGCTAATTTAGCCGATCCCTTAATTCTGGGATATGGAAGAAAATCAACCGAAGATCGCTACTGCTCGATCCCCATCCAACGCTGGCAATGTGTTTGGATTTGTCCCAAAAAAGTTGTTGTTTGCCAGATGCAAAATTTGTTTAATTTAAGCTAGTGATGTTGGGGGGAGATACTATGTTAGTTTTCTATGCATGTTAATTAGTACTAAGAAATGGGAGGAGTAGAACCTTTCCTCACGAATTATCTTTGGGCAGACATTATTCCAACGTTTCCTTACAAACTAAGTTAagtaatatttaaattatttccATATATGGTTTCCAATTAAGGAATTTTGTAAATGCTAGGGAAATTGGGAATTTTTTACCTACCACTGCTTTTCCTTCCACTAATAAGGAATTGCCGAGCTATATAAATAGGCACCTAGACCCGTATGTTTTCCTCACCCAATGAAATTCAGTTCATAGTGATCTAGACATGGCGATCAAGCTTATACCAGTAGCATTTTTCTTGCTCATCCTGGCCTTTGCTGAGTCCAGCGACAGGGGCGAACCTCCATCTTCTCGTAAGTACTACTACTAGCTTTACCAAGTCGAGGGTCTCTCATGTCTAAATGGCCTCATATAGTTTATTATTTCATGTAGAAGAAAATGCTTTTGATACGAGTGCTTATGCGGTTCATTGGGATCCACCTGCTGGTAAATACTTGTGCTACCTTGTCAAGTTGAGAAATTTGTTAATTGTGAGTCAACACCTAATTTGTCAGTTACTATAGAAGGAAATAGTTTTGGTGAAAGTGCTTATGCGGTTCACTGGGATCCTCCTTCTCGTAAGTAATTGTGCTACCTTGCCAACTCGAGAAGTTTGTTAATTGTGAATTAACTCATAGGTCATTATTTCCTCTAGAAAAAGATGGCTTTGGTGAAAGTGCGTACGTGGTACATTGGGATCCCCCTTCAAGTAAGTACTTGTGCCACCTTCCCATGTTGAGAATGTGTTAATTCTGAATAAGCTCATAGTTTGTTATTTGCTGCAGAAGAAGGAGGTTCTGGGGCAAGTCCTTATAAGGTGAATTGGAGCCCAGAAGATGCACCTTCCAGTAAGTACTTGTGATACCTTACCAAGTCGAGAATGTGTTAGTTTTGAATGAAATCATGGTTTGTTATTCCTATAGAAGAAAAAGGTTTTGGGGCAAGTGCTTATGCGGTACACTGGGATCCAGATCATCCACCATCTGGTAAGTACTTCTCCTACCTTACCATGTTGAGAATGTGTTAATCCTGAACCAAATCATACTTTTTTTCCTTCAGAAGAAAAAGGTTCTGGGACAAGTTTTGATAAGGCGACTTGGAGCCCAGAAGATGCACCTTCAAGTAAGTACTTGTGTTTCATTAGAAAGTGAAGAATGTGTTAGTCCTGAATTAATTCATGATTCTTTATTTCCTATAGAAGAAAAAGGATTTGGTTCAAGTGCTTATAAGGTAACTTGGATCCCAGATGATGCACCTTCTGGTAAGTAGCTGTACCTTAGCAAGTGGAGAGTTTGTTCATTCTGAATGAACTCATAGTTTGTTTGTGCCCTCAGAAGAGAAAGGATTTGGTGCAAGTGCTTATGCAGTACATTGGGATCCAGATCATCCACCTGTTGGTAAGTACTTGTGCTACAAATCTTATCAACTTGAGATTGTGTTTGTTCTAAAGCAGCTCATTGTTTGTTATTTCCTGCAGAAAAAACCCGCGCCTGACAGCAATAGCCATGTGTCATATGAACACATCTGATTGGGACACGCGGTGCTCTGAGCTGTTGGATGGAGAGCGTGGCGAACCTATTTGGCACTACATGCCCACCAACTACATCATGTTCTATTAGATATATTTAAAGTTCATGCTCAACTATGTAATCTTGTTATCTTATCAATAAAGCGTGTCGAGTGGATGGATGTTTGTTAAAAAAACTAATCACCACCAAAATCTGGGAGTCTTTTGACTGCTACACACCAATATTTTCTTTTATTGCATCCCAAAAAACTCCAGTTTGATTAATTGTAATGTTGCACTTGGGAATTATTAATTTTGGATTTTGGTCTCTCAAACGAGTCGTACCTGGCTTCTGCTGCCACATCACTAGCCAAACAGAGGCGGATTCGTGCCATCCCAGCCAACACTGGTGAAGTATCCTCACCATCCCAGTCACTGTCATTAGTGGAGATGATTTTAGGAGAAGAAGGGACCACCGGTCATCCTTGAACCATCCCCACCACCACATATGCCCCATGGGGTGGCGCCGCCAGGGAAACAAGAGAGGAAGATGTGTAGTCAAGAGAGACATGCTAGACGGGGTAGTGAGCGAGGGGTTGTGGTTCTGTGTTGTTCCGCCGATTTATAAGAATTGTCACATTTTGGGTCTAAAGGGCATATTCCCTTTAACATAACTAGGAAAGTGGCCCACTCGATGCGCGTGCTAAGATTGAATGAAGTTAAATTTGAGAATATATTATGTAATTTGTGCATAGGTTTAAGGTAAATGTGATTACATTTTCAAGTATTAGAATTTTGTGAACTATTTTTTCCTTgttatatttttctttttattgatATATAAATATATGTCTTGTATGTTCATCCTTTACTTAATAATTATGCATGGCATACTAACTGTAGTTTTATCATCGACTGTATCTTTCAAATTATATTTGTATACTTAGTCTTATAATCCACTGCATTATTCAAATTATATCTGTACATTTTTGCTAAAAAATTGTGATGTTGCTTAGTTGTTTTACAAATAGAAATATATTACTCCCTTTATTCCATAATGAATTTGTTTCTATAGAGTGCTCAAGAATACTAAGGGTGAGCGTACTGTGGTAAAAAAATACCAAATGTGCACACTATGAGAGCAAAATTATAAATAACGTTAAAATATAAGCCACCCTTGGTATATTTTAGCTATCACACCAATCCGTTATTCTTATTACCAAAGAACCTTGATATATATTCCC containing:
- the LOC125515451 gene encoding uncharacterized protein LOC125515451 isoform X3, whose translation is MAIKLIPVAFFLLILAFAESSDRGEPPSSQENAFDTSAYAVHWDPPAEGNSFGESAYAVHWDPPSQKDGFGESAYVVHWDPPSKEGGSGASPYKVNWSPEDAPSKEKGFGASAYAVHWDPDHPPSEEKGSGTSFDKATWSPEDAPSKEKGFGSSAYKVTWIPDDAPSEKGFGASAYAVHWDPDHPPVEKTRA
- the LOC125515451 gene encoding uncharacterized protein LOC125515451 isoform X2, which gives rise to MAIKLIPVAFFLLILAFAESSDRGEPPSSQENAFDTSAYAVHWDPPAEGNSFGESAYAVHWDPPSQKDGFGESAYVVHWDPPSKEGGSGASPYKVNWSPEDAPSKEKGFGASAYAVHWDPDHPPSEEKGSGTSFDKATWSPEDAPSKKGFGSSAYKVTWIPDDAPSEEKGFGASAYAVHWDPDHPPVEKTRA
- the LOC125515451 gene encoding uncharacterized protein LOC125515451 isoform X1 — encoded protein: MAIKLIPVAFFLLILAFAESSDRGEPPSSQENAFDTSAYAVHWDPPAEGNSFGESAYAVHWDPPSQKDGFGESAYVVHWDPPSKEGGSGASPYKVNWSPEDAPSKEKGFGASAYAVHWDPDHPPSEEKGSGTSFDKATWSPEDAPSKEKGFGSSAYKVTWIPDDAPSEEKGFGASAYAVHWDPDHPPVEKTRA